The following are from one region of the Paracoccus sp. S3-43 genome:
- a CDS encoding (2Fe-2S)-binding protein: MIVCHCTQISDREIKAAIDWMRNADPQTIITPGKIYHALGKRADCGGCMPLFLDTMRHCDNLGVAPPILRAKSESAKDTHHEGRRKGYRVSQRGAAV; this comes from the coding sequence ATGATTGTCTGCCATTGCACGCAAATCTCGGACCGTGAGATCAAGGCAGCGATCGACTGGATGCGGAACGCGGATCCCCAGACGATCATCACACCGGGAAAAATATATCACGCACTCGGTAAACGCGCCGATTGCGGCGGATGTATGCCGCTCTTTCTGGACACCATGCGTCACTGCGATAATCTGGGCGTAGCCCCGCCGATTTTGCGGGCAAAATCAGAGAGCGCAAAGGACACCCACCATGAAGGGCGACGCAAAGGTTATCGAGTATCTCAACGCGGCGCTGCGGTCTGA
- the bfr gene encoding bacterioferritin: MKGDAKVIEYLNAALRSELTAVSQYWLHYRLQEDWGFGHIADKSRAESIEEMHHADRLIKRIIFLEGHPNLQKLDPLRIGQTLRETLESDLAAEHDARTLYLEAREYCASINDQVSKSLFDDLIEDEEGHIDFLETQLQLFDTIGAQNYGQLNAKPADKAE, translated from the coding sequence ATGAAGGGCGACGCAAAGGTTATCGAGTATCTCAACGCGGCGCTGCGGTCTGAACTGACTGCCGTCAGCCAGTACTGGCTGCATTACCGGTTGCAGGAAGACTGGGGTTTCGGCCACATCGCCGACAAGTCGCGCGCCGAGTCGATCGAAGAGATGCATCACGCCGACCGGCTGATCAAGCGAATCATCTTCCTGGAAGGCCATCCGAACCTGCAAAAGCTGGATCCCCTGCGGATCGGCCAGACGCTGCGGGAAACGCTGGAATCCGACCTGGCCGCGGAACACGATGCCCGGACCCTGTATCTGGAAGCGCGCGAATACTGCGCCAGCATCAACGATCAGGTGTCCAAGTCGCTGTTCGACGACCTGATTGAGGACGAGGAAGGCCATATCGACTTCCTCGAAACCCAGTTGCAGCTGTTCGACACCATCGGCGCCCAGAACTATGGCCAGTTGAACGCCAAGCCCGCCGACAAGGCCGAGTGA